The following proteins are encoded in a genomic region of Brachypodium distachyon strain Bd21 chromosome 1, Brachypodium_distachyon_v3.0, whole genome shotgun sequence:
- the LOC104581299 gene encoding DEAD-box ATP-dependent RNA helicase 52A isoform X2, with the protein MAASTWGDDLAEGEWTTVTRSGRPTYSSPARRSTNPTPAAPRRVAAFPKPAAAPTVGEVGEVLAGLGIEGGSRRLDKYDIPVEVSGEAAPAPAVGFEEAGLAEPVLRNVARCGYESPTPVQRYSMPIVLAGRDLMACAQTGSGKTAAFCLPVVSGLVVASDAASGARGGGAGRGDREAYGYGRAATPRALVLAPTRELAAQIYEEAKKFSHLTGLRVKVAYGGTPMYQQLRDLEKGVDVLVATPGRLVDMVERAKVSLEAIKYLVMDEADRMLDMGFEPQIRKIVDGMGMPRKSVRQTMLFSATFPPQIQRLASDFLSKYIFITVGRVGSSTDLITQKVEFLSDGEKRIYLLDLLQKQSVGSSDGKLQQPLTLVFVETKREADSLRYWLYNKGFPATAIHGDRTQEERESALRSFKSGLTPIMVATDVASRGLDVPNVGHVINYDLPKSIEDYVHRIGRTGRAGNAGCATAFFTESNQPIAKGLLELMTEAKQSVPDWLEEYAARPCYGGSSYGGRSRRSSGGSSFGGRDYRSAGDYSGNSYSGGGDRSSYYGGGGGNSYSGVGGGGNSYSGGGGRSSYSGGGGSSRSSAPPPRYYPSYPMGTSNINASGWD; encoded by the exons ATGGCGGCGTCGACGTGGGGCGACGACCTGGCTGAAGGAGAGTGGACCACCGTCACTCGCTCCGGTCGACCCACCTACTCCTCGCCGGCCAGGCGCTCCACGAACCCCACGCCGGCCGCTCCacgccgcgtcgccgccttcccgaagccggcagcggcgccgacgGTGGGTGAGGTCGGCGAGGTGCTGGCGGGGCTCGGCATCGAGGGCGGAAGCCGGAGGCTGGACAAGTACGACATCCCGGTGGAGGTGAGCGGCgaggccgcgcccgcgccggcggtggGGTTCGAGGAGGCCGGGCTGGCGGAGCCCGTGCTGCGGAACGTGGCGAGGTGCGGGTACGAGAGCCCCACGCCGGTGCAGCGCTACTCGATGCCGATTGTGCTGGCCGGGAGGGACCTGATGGCGTGCGCGCAGACTGGGTCTGGGAAGACGGCCGCGTTCTGCCTCCCGGTGGTGAGCGGGTTGGTGGTGGCTTCGGATGCGGCGTCaggagcgcgaggaggaggagcgggtcGCGGGGACAGGGAGGCGTACGGGTACGGCCGCGCCGCGACGCCACGCGCGCTCGTGCTCGCGCCCACCAGAGAGCTTGCGGCACAG ATCTATGAGGAGGCCAAGAAGTTCTCTCACCTAACTGGACTGAGAGTAAAGGTGGCTTATGGAGGAACCCCAATGTATCAGCAG CTACGTGATCTAGAGAAAGGCGTCGATGTTCTTGTTGCTACACCTGGACGCCTTGTCGACATGGTTGAAAGAGCAAAGGTCTCTCTTGAGGCAATTAAGTACCTGGTAATGGATGAGGCTGACAGGATGCTGGATATGGGGTTTGAACCTCAGATAAGGAAGATAGTTGATGGGATGGGTATGCCACGAAAGTCTGTGAGACAAACTATGCTTTTCAGTGCAACCTTCCCACCACAAATACAG agaCTGGCTTCGGACTTCTTGTCAAAGTACATATTTATCACTGTTGGGAGGGTGGGGTCAAGTACTGATCTAATTACGCAGAAAGTTGAGTTTCTCTCAGACGGGGAGAAAAGAATTTACCTGCTAGATCTCTTGCAGAAGCAATCTGTCGGTTCATCTGACGGGAAG CTGCAGCAGCCTCTAACATTGGTTTTCGTGGAGACAAAACGAGAGGCTGATTCATTGAGGTATTGGCTATACAACAAAGGTTTCCCTGCAACAGCAATCCATGGTGACCGAACACAAGAG GAGCGGGAGAGTGCATTGCGATCCTTCAAGTCTGGCTTGACTCCTATCATGGTTGCCACTGATGTAGCCTCAAGGGGGCTGGATGTCCCAAATGTTGGTCATGTGATCAACTACGATCTTCCCAAGAGCATCGAGGACTATGTCCACAGGATTGGAAGAACTGGAAGAGCTGGAAATGCTGGGTGTGCCACCGCCTTCTTCACGGAATCCAACCAGCCTATAGCAAAGGGATTGCTGGAGCTGATGACTGAAGCAAAACAGAGTGTTCCTGACTGGCTAGAGGAGTATGCAGCGAGGCCATGTTATGGAGGGTCAAGCTACGGTGGAAGAAGCCGGAGGTCCAGTGGTGGCAGCAGCTTTGGTGGCAGAGATTATCGCAGCGCTGGAGACTATTCTGGCAACAGCTACTCTGGCGGCGGTGACCGCAGCAGCTActatggcggcggcggtggcaacAGCTACTCTGgtgtcggtggcggcggcaacaGCTACtccggtggtggtggccgcaGCAGCTactctggtggtggggggtcCTCCAGGTCAAGTGCTCCACCTCCGCGGTACTACCCTTCCTACCCCATGGGCACGTCGAACATCAACGCCTCTGGCTGGGACTAG
- the LOC104581299 gene encoding DEAD-box ATP-dependent RNA helicase 52A isoform X5, which translates to MAASTWGDDLAEGEWTTVTRSGRPTYSSPARRSTNPTPAAPRRVAAFPKPAAAPTVGEVGEVLAGLGIEGGSRRLDKYDIPVEVSGEAAPAPAVGFEEAGLAEPVLRNVARCGYESPTPVQRYSMPIVLAGRDLMACAQTGSGKTAAFCLPVVSGLVVASDAASGARGGGAGRGDREAYGYGRAATPRALVLAPTRELAAQIYEEAKKFSHLTGLRVKVAYGGTPMYQQQLRDLEKGVDVLVATPGRLVDMVERAKVSLEAIKYLVMDEADRMLDMGFEPQIRKIVDGMGMPRKSVRQTMLFSATFPPQIQRLASDFLSKYIFITVGRVGSSTDLITQKVEFLSDGEKRIYLLDLLQKQSVGSSDGKPLTLVFVETKREADSLRYWLYNKGFPATAIHGDRTQEERESALRSFKSGLTPIMVATDVASRGLDVPNVGHVINYDLPKSIEDYVHRIGRTGRAGNAGCATAFFTESNQPIAKGLLELMTEAKQSVPDWLEEYAARPCYGGSSYGGRSRRSSGGSSFGGRDYRSAGDYSGNSYSGGGDRSSYYGGGGGNSYSGVGGGGNSYSGGGGRSSYSGGGGSSRSSAPPPRYYPSYPMGTSNINASGWD; encoded by the exons ATGGCGGCGTCGACGTGGGGCGACGACCTGGCTGAAGGAGAGTGGACCACCGTCACTCGCTCCGGTCGACCCACCTACTCCTCGCCGGCCAGGCGCTCCACGAACCCCACGCCGGCCGCTCCacgccgcgtcgccgccttcccgaagccggcagcggcgccgacgGTGGGTGAGGTCGGCGAGGTGCTGGCGGGGCTCGGCATCGAGGGCGGAAGCCGGAGGCTGGACAAGTACGACATCCCGGTGGAGGTGAGCGGCgaggccgcgcccgcgccggcggtggGGTTCGAGGAGGCCGGGCTGGCGGAGCCCGTGCTGCGGAACGTGGCGAGGTGCGGGTACGAGAGCCCCACGCCGGTGCAGCGCTACTCGATGCCGATTGTGCTGGCCGGGAGGGACCTGATGGCGTGCGCGCAGACTGGGTCTGGGAAGACGGCCGCGTTCTGCCTCCCGGTGGTGAGCGGGTTGGTGGTGGCTTCGGATGCGGCGTCaggagcgcgaggaggaggagcgggtcGCGGGGACAGGGAGGCGTACGGGTACGGCCGCGCCGCGACGCCACGCGCGCTCGTGCTCGCGCCCACCAGAGAGCTTGCGGCACAG ATCTATGAGGAGGCCAAGAAGTTCTCTCACCTAACTGGACTGAGAGTAAAGGTGGCTTATGGAGGAACCCCAATGTATCAGCAG CAGCTACGTGATCTAGAGAAAGGCGTCGATGTTCTTGTTGCTACACCTGGACGCCTTGTCGACATGGTTGAAAGAGCAAAGGTCTCTCTTGAGGCAATTAAGTACCTGGTAATGGATGAGGCTGACAGGATGCTGGATATGGGGTTTGAACCTCAGATAAGGAAGATAGTTGATGGGATGGGTATGCCACGAAAGTCTGTGAGACAAACTATGCTTTTCAGTGCAACCTTCCCACCACAAATACAG agaCTGGCTTCGGACTTCTTGTCAAAGTACATATTTATCACTGTTGGGAGGGTGGGGTCAAGTACTGATCTAATTACGCAGAAAGTTGAGTTTCTCTCAGACGGGGAGAAAAGAATTTACCTGCTAGATCTCTTGCAGAAGCAATCTGTCGGTTCATCTGACGGGAAG CCTCTAACATTGGTTTTCGTGGAGACAAAACGAGAGGCTGATTCATTGAGGTATTGGCTATACAACAAAGGTTTCCCTGCAACAGCAATCCATGGTGACCGAACACAAGAG GAGCGGGAGAGTGCATTGCGATCCTTCAAGTCTGGCTTGACTCCTATCATGGTTGCCACTGATGTAGCCTCAAGGGGGCTGGATGTCCCAAATGTTGGTCATGTGATCAACTACGATCTTCCCAAGAGCATCGAGGACTATGTCCACAGGATTGGAAGAACTGGAAGAGCTGGAAATGCTGGGTGTGCCACCGCCTTCTTCACGGAATCCAACCAGCCTATAGCAAAGGGATTGCTGGAGCTGATGACTGAAGCAAAACAGAGTGTTCCTGACTGGCTAGAGGAGTATGCAGCGAGGCCATGTTATGGAGGGTCAAGCTACGGTGGAAGAAGCCGGAGGTCCAGTGGTGGCAGCAGCTTTGGTGGCAGAGATTATCGCAGCGCTGGAGACTATTCTGGCAACAGCTACTCTGGCGGCGGTGACCGCAGCAGCTActatggcggcggcggtggcaacAGCTACTCTGgtgtcggtggcggcggcaacaGCTACtccggtggtggtggccgcaGCAGCTactctggtggtggggggtcCTCCAGGTCAAGTGCTCCACCTCCGCGGTACTACCCTTCCTACCCCATGGGCACGTCGAACATCAACGCCTCTGGCTGGGACTAG
- the LOC104581299 gene encoding DEAD-box ATP-dependent RNA helicase 52A isoform X3: protein MAASTWGDDLAEGEWTTVTRSGRPTYSSPARRSTNPTPAAPRRVAAFPKPAAAPTVGEVGEVLAGLGIEGGSRRLDKYDIPVEVSGEAAPAPAVGFEEAGLAEPVLRNVARCGYESPTPVQRYSMPIVLAGRDLMACAQTGSGKTAAFCLPVVSGLVVASDAASGARGGGAGRGDREAYGYGRAATPRALVLAPTRELAAQIYEEAKKFSHLTGLRVKVAYGGTPMYQQQLRDLEKGVDVLVATPGRLVDMVERAKVSLEAIKYLVMDEADRMLDMGFEPQIRKIVDGMGMPRKSVRQTMLFSATFPPQIQRLASDFLSKYIFITVGRVGSSTDLITQKVEFLSDGEKRIYLLDLLQKQSVGSSDGKQPLTLVFVETKREADSLRYWLYNKGFPATAIHGDRTQEERESALRSFKSGLTPIMVATDVASRGLDVPNVGHVINYDLPKSIEDYVHRIGRTGRAGNAGCATAFFTESNQPIAKGLLELMTEAKQSVPDWLEEYAARPCYGGSSYGGRSRRSSGGSSFGGRDYRSAGDYSGNSYSGGGDRSSYYGGGGGNSYSGVGGGGNSYSGGGGRSSYSGGGGSSRSSAPPPRYYPSYPMGTSNINASGWD, encoded by the exons ATGGCGGCGTCGACGTGGGGCGACGACCTGGCTGAAGGAGAGTGGACCACCGTCACTCGCTCCGGTCGACCCACCTACTCCTCGCCGGCCAGGCGCTCCACGAACCCCACGCCGGCCGCTCCacgccgcgtcgccgccttcccgaagccggcagcggcgccgacgGTGGGTGAGGTCGGCGAGGTGCTGGCGGGGCTCGGCATCGAGGGCGGAAGCCGGAGGCTGGACAAGTACGACATCCCGGTGGAGGTGAGCGGCgaggccgcgcccgcgccggcggtggGGTTCGAGGAGGCCGGGCTGGCGGAGCCCGTGCTGCGGAACGTGGCGAGGTGCGGGTACGAGAGCCCCACGCCGGTGCAGCGCTACTCGATGCCGATTGTGCTGGCCGGGAGGGACCTGATGGCGTGCGCGCAGACTGGGTCTGGGAAGACGGCCGCGTTCTGCCTCCCGGTGGTGAGCGGGTTGGTGGTGGCTTCGGATGCGGCGTCaggagcgcgaggaggaggagcgggtcGCGGGGACAGGGAGGCGTACGGGTACGGCCGCGCCGCGACGCCACGCGCGCTCGTGCTCGCGCCCACCAGAGAGCTTGCGGCACAG ATCTATGAGGAGGCCAAGAAGTTCTCTCACCTAACTGGACTGAGAGTAAAGGTGGCTTATGGAGGAACCCCAATGTATCAGCAG CAGCTACGTGATCTAGAGAAAGGCGTCGATGTTCTTGTTGCTACACCTGGACGCCTTGTCGACATGGTTGAAAGAGCAAAGGTCTCTCTTGAGGCAATTAAGTACCTGGTAATGGATGAGGCTGACAGGATGCTGGATATGGGGTTTGAACCTCAGATAAGGAAGATAGTTGATGGGATGGGTATGCCACGAAAGTCTGTGAGACAAACTATGCTTTTCAGTGCAACCTTCCCACCACAAATACAG agaCTGGCTTCGGACTTCTTGTCAAAGTACATATTTATCACTGTTGGGAGGGTGGGGTCAAGTACTGATCTAATTACGCAGAAAGTTGAGTTTCTCTCAGACGGGGAGAAAAGAATTTACCTGCTAGATCTCTTGCAGAAGCAATCTGTCGGTTCATCTGACGGGAAG CAGCCTCTAACATTGGTTTTCGTGGAGACAAAACGAGAGGCTGATTCATTGAGGTATTGGCTATACAACAAAGGTTTCCCTGCAACAGCAATCCATGGTGACCGAACACAAGAG GAGCGGGAGAGTGCATTGCGATCCTTCAAGTCTGGCTTGACTCCTATCATGGTTGCCACTGATGTAGCCTCAAGGGGGCTGGATGTCCCAAATGTTGGTCATGTGATCAACTACGATCTTCCCAAGAGCATCGAGGACTATGTCCACAGGATTGGAAGAACTGGAAGAGCTGGAAATGCTGGGTGTGCCACCGCCTTCTTCACGGAATCCAACCAGCCTATAGCAAAGGGATTGCTGGAGCTGATGACTGAAGCAAAACAGAGTGTTCCTGACTGGCTAGAGGAGTATGCAGCGAGGCCATGTTATGGAGGGTCAAGCTACGGTGGAAGAAGCCGGAGGTCCAGTGGTGGCAGCAGCTTTGGTGGCAGAGATTATCGCAGCGCTGGAGACTATTCTGGCAACAGCTACTCTGGCGGCGGTGACCGCAGCAGCTActatggcggcggcggtggcaacAGCTACTCTGgtgtcggtggcggcggcaacaGCTACtccggtggtggtggccgcaGCAGCTactctggtggtggggggtcCTCCAGGTCAAGTGCTCCACCTCCGCGGTACTACCCTTCCTACCCCATGGGCACGTCGAACATCAACGCCTCTGGCTGGGACTAG
- the LOC104581299 gene encoding DEAD-box ATP-dependent RNA helicase 52A isoform X1: MAASTWGDDLAEGEWTTVTRSGRPTYSSPARRSTNPTPAAPRRVAAFPKPAAAPTVGEVGEVLAGLGIEGGSRRLDKYDIPVEVSGEAAPAPAVGFEEAGLAEPVLRNVARCGYESPTPVQRYSMPIVLAGRDLMACAQTGSGKTAAFCLPVVSGLVVASDAASGARGGGAGRGDREAYGYGRAATPRALVLAPTRELAAQIYEEAKKFSHLTGLRVKVAYGGTPMYQQQLRDLEKGVDVLVATPGRLVDMVERAKVSLEAIKYLVMDEADRMLDMGFEPQIRKIVDGMGMPRKSVRQTMLFSATFPPQIQRLASDFLSKYIFITVGRVGSSTDLITQKVEFLSDGEKRIYLLDLLQKQSVGSSDGKLQQPLTLVFVETKREADSLRYWLYNKGFPATAIHGDRTQEERESALRSFKSGLTPIMVATDVASRGLDVPNVGHVINYDLPKSIEDYVHRIGRTGRAGNAGCATAFFTESNQPIAKGLLELMTEAKQSVPDWLEEYAARPCYGGSSYGGRSRRSSGGSSFGGRDYRSAGDYSGNSYSGGGDRSSYYGGGGGNSYSGVGGGGNSYSGGGGRSSYSGGGGSSRSSAPPPRYYPSYPMGTSNINASGWD, translated from the exons ATGGCGGCGTCGACGTGGGGCGACGACCTGGCTGAAGGAGAGTGGACCACCGTCACTCGCTCCGGTCGACCCACCTACTCCTCGCCGGCCAGGCGCTCCACGAACCCCACGCCGGCCGCTCCacgccgcgtcgccgccttcccgaagccggcagcggcgccgacgGTGGGTGAGGTCGGCGAGGTGCTGGCGGGGCTCGGCATCGAGGGCGGAAGCCGGAGGCTGGACAAGTACGACATCCCGGTGGAGGTGAGCGGCgaggccgcgcccgcgccggcggtggGGTTCGAGGAGGCCGGGCTGGCGGAGCCCGTGCTGCGGAACGTGGCGAGGTGCGGGTACGAGAGCCCCACGCCGGTGCAGCGCTACTCGATGCCGATTGTGCTGGCCGGGAGGGACCTGATGGCGTGCGCGCAGACTGGGTCTGGGAAGACGGCCGCGTTCTGCCTCCCGGTGGTGAGCGGGTTGGTGGTGGCTTCGGATGCGGCGTCaggagcgcgaggaggaggagcgggtcGCGGGGACAGGGAGGCGTACGGGTACGGCCGCGCCGCGACGCCACGCGCGCTCGTGCTCGCGCCCACCAGAGAGCTTGCGGCACAG ATCTATGAGGAGGCCAAGAAGTTCTCTCACCTAACTGGACTGAGAGTAAAGGTGGCTTATGGAGGAACCCCAATGTATCAGCAG CAGCTACGTGATCTAGAGAAAGGCGTCGATGTTCTTGTTGCTACACCTGGACGCCTTGTCGACATGGTTGAAAGAGCAAAGGTCTCTCTTGAGGCAATTAAGTACCTGGTAATGGATGAGGCTGACAGGATGCTGGATATGGGGTTTGAACCTCAGATAAGGAAGATAGTTGATGGGATGGGTATGCCACGAAAGTCTGTGAGACAAACTATGCTTTTCAGTGCAACCTTCCCACCACAAATACAG agaCTGGCTTCGGACTTCTTGTCAAAGTACATATTTATCACTGTTGGGAGGGTGGGGTCAAGTACTGATCTAATTACGCAGAAAGTTGAGTTTCTCTCAGACGGGGAGAAAAGAATTTACCTGCTAGATCTCTTGCAGAAGCAATCTGTCGGTTCATCTGACGGGAAG CTGCAGCAGCCTCTAACATTGGTTTTCGTGGAGACAAAACGAGAGGCTGATTCATTGAGGTATTGGCTATACAACAAAGGTTTCCCTGCAACAGCAATCCATGGTGACCGAACACAAGAG GAGCGGGAGAGTGCATTGCGATCCTTCAAGTCTGGCTTGACTCCTATCATGGTTGCCACTGATGTAGCCTCAAGGGGGCTGGATGTCCCAAATGTTGGTCATGTGATCAACTACGATCTTCCCAAGAGCATCGAGGACTATGTCCACAGGATTGGAAGAACTGGAAGAGCTGGAAATGCTGGGTGTGCCACCGCCTTCTTCACGGAATCCAACCAGCCTATAGCAAAGGGATTGCTGGAGCTGATGACTGAAGCAAAACAGAGTGTTCCTGACTGGCTAGAGGAGTATGCAGCGAGGCCATGTTATGGAGGGTCAAGCTACGGTGGAAGAAGCCGGAGGTCCAGTGGTGGCAGCAGCTTTGGTGGCAGAGATTATCGCAGCGCTGGAGACTATTCTGGCAACAGCTACTCTGGCGGCGGTGACCGCAGCAGCTActatggcggcggcggtggcaacAGCTACTCTGgtgtcggtggcggcggcaacaGCTACtccggtggtggtggccgcaGCAGCTactctggtggtggggggtcCTCCAGGTCAAGTGCTCCACCTCCGCGGTACTACCCTTCCTACCCCATGGGCACGTCGAACATCAACGCCTCTGGCTGGGACTAG
- the LOC104581299 gene encoding DEAD-box ATP-dependent RNA helicase 52A isoform X4, whose amino-acid sequence MAASTWGDDLAEGEWTTVTRSGRPTYSSPARRSTNPTPAAPRRVAAFPKPAAAPTVGEVGEVLAGLGIEGGSRRLDKYDIPVEVSGEAAPAPAVGFEEAGLAEPVLRNVARCGYESPTPVQRYSMPIVLAGRDLMACAQTGSGKTAAFCLPVVSGLVVASDAASGARGGGAGRGDREAYGYGRAATPRALVLAPTRELAAQIYEEAKKFSHLTGLRVKVAYGGTPMYQQLRDLEKGVDVLVATPGRLVDMVERAKVSLEAIKYLVMDEADRMLDMGFEPQIRKIVDGMGMPRKSVRQTMLFSATFPPQIQRLASDFLSKYIFITVGRVGSSTDLITQKVEFLSDGEKRIYLLDLLQKQSVGSSDGKQPLTLVFVETKREADSLRYWLYNKGFPATAIHGDRTQEERESALRSFKSGLTPIMVATDVASRGLDVPNVGHVINYDLPKSIEDYVHRIGRTGRAGNAGCATAFFTESNQPIAKGLLELMTEAKQSVPDWLEEYAARPCYGGSSYGGRSRRSSGGSSFGGRDYRSAGDYSGNSYSGGGDRSSYYGGGGGNSYSGVGGGGNSYSGGGGRSSYSGGGGSSRSSAPPPRYYPSYPMGTSNINASGWD is encoded by the exons ATGGCGGCGTCGACGTGGGGCGACGACCTGGCTGAAGGAGAGTGGACCACCGTCACTCGCTCCGGTCGACCCACCTACTCCTCGCCGGCCAGGCGCTCCACGAACCCCACGCCGGCCGCTCCacgccgcgtcgccgccttcccgaagccggcagcggcgccgacgGTGGGTGAGGTCGGCGAGGTGCTGGCGGGGCTCGGCATCGAGGGCGGAAGCCGGAGGCTGGACAAGTACGACATCCCGGTGGAGGTGAGCGGCgaggccgcgcccgcgccggcggtggGGTTCGAGGAGGCCGGGCTGGCGGAGCCCGTGCTGCGGAACGTGGCGAGGTGCGGGTACGAGAGCCCCACGCCGGTGCAGCGCTACTCGATGCCGATTGTGCTGGCCGGGAGGGACCTGATGGCGTGCGCGCAGACTGGGTCTGGGAAGACGGCCGCGTTCTGCCTCCCGGTGGTGAGCGGGTTGGTGGTGGCTTCGGATGCGGCGTCaggagcgcgaggaggaggagcgggtcGCGGGGACAGGGAGGCGTACGGGTACGGCCGCGCCGCGACGCCACGCGCGCTCGTGCTCGCGCCCACCAGAGAGCTTGCGGCACAG ATCTATGAGGAGGCCAAGAAGTTCTCTCACCTAACTGGACTGAGAGTAAAGGTGGCTTATGGAGGAACCCCAATGTATCAGCAG CTACGTGATCTAGAGAAAGGCGTCGATGTTCTTGTTGCTACACCTGGACGCCTTGTCGACATGGTTGAAAGAGCAAAGGTCTCTCTTGAGGCAATTAAGTACCTGGTAATGGATGAGGCTGACAGGATGCTGGATATGGGGTTTGAACCTCAGATAAGGAAGATAGTTGATGGGATGGGTATGCCACGAAAGTCTGTGAGACAAACTATGCTTTTCAGTGCAACCTTCCCACCACAAATACAG agaCTGGCTTCGGACTTCTTGTCAAAGTACATATTTATCACTGTTGGGAGGGTGGGGTCAAGTACTGATCTAATTACGCAGAAAGTTGAGTTTCTCTCAGACGGGGAGAAAAGAATTTACCTGCTAGATCTCTTGCAGAAGCAATCTGTCGGTTCATCTGACGGGAAG CAGCCTCTAACATTGGTTTTCGTGGAGACAAAACGAGAGGCTGATTCATTGAGGTATTGGCTATACAACAAAGGTTTCCCTGCAACAGCAATCCATGGTGACCGAACACAAGAG GAGCGGGAGAGTGCATTGCGATCCTTCAAGTCTGGCTTGACTCCTATCATGGTTGCCACTGATGTAGCCTCAAGGGGGCTGGATGTCCCAAATGTTGGTCATGTGATCAACTACGATCTTCCCAAGAGCATCGAGGACTATGTCCACAGGATTGGAAGAACTGGAAGAGCTGGAAATGCTGGGTGTGCCACCGCCTTCTTCACGGAATCCAACCAGCCTATAGCAAAGGGATTGCTGGAGCTGATGACTGAAGCAAAACAGAGTGTTCCTGACTGGCTAGAGGAGTATGCAGCGAGGCCATGTTATGGAGGGTCAAGCTACGGTGGAAGAAGCCGGAGGTCCAGTGGTGGCAGCAGCTTTGGTGGCAGAGATTATCGCAGCGCTGGAGACTATTCTGGCAACAGCTACTCTGGCGGCGGTGACCGCAGCAGCTActatggcggcggcggtggcaacAGCTACTCTGgtgtcggtggcggcggcaacaGCTACtccggtggtggtggccgcaGCAGCTactctggtggtggggggtcCTCCAGGTCAAGTGCTCCACCTCCGCGGTACTACCCTTCCTACCCCATGGGCACGTCGAACATCAACGCCTCTGGCTGGGACTAG